atttatatatgtttacaaATCTAATGATATCCatattaaatctattatattatttgtttttaatataattattttctcttataattgttttttaacctaatttttattattcaaacaaaataataagaaattctagtattttgaaatgatatattttccaaaaattttcaaaatatctaTTATTCAGTAGTGTTTAATAATAGTAGAGAATTCAAGATCTGCtttgagaaaatgaataaaaaaattccaaatcgtgcaaatttcttttttaagacCAAATATAAACAGCATGAACTTCTAAATAGAGGTGTCATATAATTTGAGTTGAAGAGAACAGATTTATCGCACAGGGAGAGGGAGACAACATGTGCATGTTAGAATAACACACACCATGCATGTAAACTACTCACACTCAAACCATGTGTTTACATCTTAAATAGTTACCTGGTGAACCCTAGTTTCTACACAAACCAAGAGACTTTACACAGCTTACACCATGGCTGCTCTAGCCTTTACACCTATTCTCATGCTGCTGCTCTTGGTTGCCAGTCTTCCCACTTCCCTTTCTCAGGACCCTATCACCCCAGGACCAACCGTATCCGACTGTAGCCCACGTCTGGTGGCTCTCATGCCATGTGCACCATTTGTGCAAGGCAATGCTCCGAGACCAGCGCAGTCCTGCTGTGACAATCTCAATCAGCTCTATGGACTGCAGCCTGGTTGTCTTTGTCTCCTCCTCAATGACACCACTTTAAGTGCTTTTCCCATAAACAGGACTCTTGCACAGCAGTTACCTGTTCTTTGCAAGCTCCAAGCTAACAGCTCTTCTTGCTCAGGTACAATTCAGATCTTCTGAATTAATTATCTTGCATTCACGCCGGCTTTTCGATATCTGATTAATTGgtttgatattttctttaaggGTTGCCTTCCCCTCCGGGTTCATCTGGTTCTCAAGTTTCTCTAGGGACAAATCATAACTCTTCTGTCGCTggtaatcaaattattttaaaaggcTTGCCTTTCTTTTTAAGACCAGAAGGGtgaataaattttctattaaatggATCATCATCATATTATAAGTTAAAGTTTTGCTTGTTTCCCCAGCTTCTTCTCCCATGGGGAACCCAAATGTTCCAGTGGCACCAAGACCAAGCATCATGGGGTTAGGGTTTGGCCGGAGCAAGGCTGGAAGATTGAAGGCACAAGGCCTCTTAGCAATGGTGGCTGCTGCTGTTATTCTGTGTTCAAGACTCGCGCTTCCATACTATTGACTCTGGTTAACAAAGTGTTGTTTCTTAGgtgtatttatagttttgagCAAGTTATTTATTGGAACAAAGTTTATCTATTTGGGAATGATACATATGCTTGCAATGGTTAATGTTTGTTTCATCCAAGCACAACCAAACCATTGTGGCAATCtctataaattcatataataatataattaaaccaaaaatcaaGCCTATTAAGCTTTAAAAAGCAGATGGAAGCAACTGTCAACTTTAACGTATGATATTTAtctcaaattataaagttatatattaCATGCATTAGATTACAAATCCAGGAAAAGCCCGTAATAAATTCAAGTGATTTGTTTATCATCCCAAGTATAATATTACAGCAAACTTCAGTAGGGTTTGATTCAAATAcatctgaatttgagacatcGGGTTCTTCTAAAAGCTCTCGAGACTGTATAGACTCTTTGTATGCTGGAGTCTCTTTAAAATCTGTGGCCCCTTCGTTATAAGTAGCCACGACAGCAATCCCACATGCAATTAACTGACAACATAGAGACGTCAGCTTGAAGAATCATCAATCAGTCTCGAACCAAATTTTAGATAAAGTGCAGAAACCAAGGAACAAACATATTTTACATGTACAACAGGTTAGAATTTTCCAGTATCATCACAatataaacccaaaaaaatgaaaagaattctTCTCATCattcatcaaataaatcaaTGGCAAGCTGATTTAGCTTTAGCTTAATCAGCAAGTCTCGTGACTTGGAGAAGAAACAAAGCAGAAAATTTCCTTTTGTAGAGAACAGAATTGAAAGCaaatgaaaaatggagagtATATGAATGAAAACAAACTGATTTTTTCATTAACAAAGTATTGGCAAATTTCCATTACATATATCAATCATAAGTTGAGCTTACAAGTCAAAATGCTACCTAAACACTTACCTAACACCACTTAATACATTGACAGCGTGTTTGGTTTACTGTAATAGGTATACCATTACGCCCCGATTACGCGCCTATTACATTACCCACCTATTccggcgtttggttcgctgtttTCCCATTCCGCGCCGAATCGGTTACTCCCCCATTACATTGATTGCGCGTAATAGGCATTACGCCCCCTCAGCGCCGATTACCCATTCCAcgtctttcccttttttctctTCCGTTTTCTGCCCTCGTCCTCAACGCTCCAATTCTCCCACGCTTCCTTGCACAGGTAATTTCTTTTCCCTCATCCTCTCCCGACGTTTCtcaattttttcctttccaGATTTCTACTTCTTCTTCTGGTACGGTACGcttcttttcttctcacatTTCTTTTCTATTCTCCAGATTTCTgcttttcttccaaattttttccctatttttcttttctatagaatcgattttgattttgattttatttataaactttgCAGTAGCTCATATTATACATTGTCCTAAACATCTCTGCAAGACTTTACAAACCTTGAGGCaatgttatttataagttgaCAGTGTAAGCATCTTGGTTGGGCTGTTTTCTGAAACTAATTTACTTCTCTTTGTGACTCTTCACAATGAGAAATTAGCTCTTGTGTACTTCTTTCTGAGAAAGTTATATTGTACAAGCTGTCGTGATGTAGTGGCTTGGTTATCCTGCATCTGTTTTGGAAATTGTGTTACTTGTACTTAGGTGCTTCTTGAAGTAACATTTGTTGTTTCTCATATGCTATCGCTTCCCAGAGAAAATATGTTGAGAAGGTATTAGGGAGCTTTTCTCAAGGATTTCTCATGTGCTTTATTTATCTGTTCCTTTTGTTGAGGAAAAGACCTAGAATTATGTGAATTCCCTTGCACCTTCAACCTGAAAAATTTCTCACAACACCTATTTCCTCAGAAGGATAATGATATTTGAGTTTTCAAATTCTAGTTATATATGAAGGCTCCTTGATGGAATAAGTTTGTGGGATGTTTTATACCCATCGTGCAGAAGTTTTAGACAAAAACTCAACCCCTGTTGCAATATATAGAAGACTGTCCCTTTCTTCTTGAGGAGTTGTTCTTCCTTGTATCCCTGGAATAGAAATCTTAAAATGGTTTCTAATGCAGTTAAAATTTCTTGTTCTAATCAAGAGTTCATCACTTTAGGTTATACTTTTGGCACATGTAACTAACTAATTTTCAAGATCATTCATCTCATATTTGATTTTAGTAGAATATTTCATATGCTTGATGCTTGGTCTAATTTCTCTTCATATTTGCAGGGTGAAGTTTTGAGACCCTTATCAGAAATTGATGATCTTTCCAGTACATTTTTAAAGGTAAGTCTACTACATGATTTActatattttagaaatagtGGTATACTCAAAAGATCTTTTCCTGTCCTAAGGGTTAGCTTCTAATTTCATTTGTTAACTAATAATGTATTGTCTTATTATATGTGGGGCTAAATTAGTTTAACACAACCATCAATGGACCAAG
The Gossypium raimondii isolate GPD5lz chromosome 8, ASM2569854v1, whole genome shotgun sequence DNA segment above includes these coding regions:
- the LOC105791096 gene encoding non-specific lipid transfer protein GPI-anchored 10; its protein translation is MAALAFTPILMLLLLVASLPTSLSQDPITPGPTVSDCSPRLVALMPCAPFVQGNAPRPAQSCCDNLNQLYGLQPGCLCLLLNDTTLSAFPINRTLAQQLPVLCKLQANSSSCSGLPSPPGSSGSQVSLGTNHNSSVAASSPMGNPNVPVAPRPSIMGLGFGRSKAGRLKAQGLLAMVAAAVILCSRLALPYY